DNA sequence from the Calditrichota bacterium genome:
ATCTTTGTCTGTGCAATATACACAGGAAAACAGACGAATGCAAGAATTTTTTATAAAATGAGCCAATAATTTATCGTTTGAAATTCGTAAAATATTTTTTCCGCTCTCCGATGAGCCGATTTCGTCGTCGGTTCACAATTTTGAGAATAGCGGCTTTATTTGTTGGCGCCGTGACATTTCTTATATTTTTTGCCGCTACCGCAAGGACAGGGATCGTTGCGTCCTATTTTTGGCCCAACCACGATGGGCTTCTTTTTCCCTTGCGCTGGCTGCCCGCCGGGCGCGGCTTGCTGATTCTGGCTCGGCGCTTGTGCTGTTGGCTGAAATCCTAATCCCGTCGCCGAATCATGCACTTCCTGCATTTGCACGGGCCGCCTTCCGGTGATGGTGATCGGCTCTTCGCGAAGCTGATATTTGAAAATCAACTCGATGACGCCTTCGTTCACCTGGGCTAACATATCGGCAAATGCGTTGAATCCTTCGGATTTGTATTCGATCAACGGGTCTTTTTGTCCGTAAGCCCGCAGTCCAATGCCTTCTTTGATTTGGTCCATCTCATAGAGATGTTCCCGCCAATTGGTGTCAATGACCTGCAGCAAAGCAATGCGCTCCAGTTTTCTCATTGTTTTTTCGCCGATGAGTTTTTCTTTTTGAAAATAACCCTGCTGCGCTTTTTCTTGAACCATTTCAAACAACTCTTCGGTGGTCAAATCCGAAGGGATGTCTTCTTTTTTAGAGAAAATAGGAGGCATGAGAAAGAATCGCTGAAAATCATTGTTCAATCCGGCCCAGTCCCACTCCTCGGGATATTTGCTGCCGCCGGCGCGGTGCGCGATGCGATCTTCGATGATTTGATCGATCATGTCGAGTATTTGCGAGCGCAAATTTTCACCGTGCAACGCGTTGGCGCGCAATTTGTAAATTACTTCGCGCTGTTGATTCATCACATCGTCGTATTCCAATAAGTGCTTTCTAATGTCAAAATTGTGCATTTCCACGCGTTTCTGTGCTTTTTCAATGGAGCGCGTAATCATCGAATGCGTGATCACTTCGCCATCCTGAATGCCCAACCGATCCATGACGCCGGCGATGCGTTCGGAGCCGAAAAGCCGCATCAAATCATCTTCCAGCGACAGATAGAAGCGAGTCGAGCCCGGATCTCCCTGACGCCCGCTGCGACCACGCAGTTGCCGGTCAATTCGCCGCGATTCGTGACGCTCTGTGCCGATAATGTGCAAGCCGCACGGCATGGATGCTTCACACTCGGAAAGATTGATATTTGGTGGGACAGGTCGGCCGTTATCATCTACCAAATAGCAGCCGCCATCGCACAGAACAACACCTTTGCCCAGTTTAATGTCCGTGCCGCGACCCGCCATGTTGGTGGCGATGGTGACCATTCCCGGCTGTCCGGCTTTGCGGACGATTTGCGCTTCTTCTTTGTGATGTTTGGCGTTCAAAACGTTGTGTTTTATGCCGCGACGCTTGAGCATGCGGCTCAATGTTTCGGAAACTTCCACGGAAATTGTCCCTACGAGCGCGGGACGATTTTTTTTGTGCATTTCCTCAATTTCGTCAATGACCGCGTTGTATTTTTCGCGTTTGGTGCGGAAAATTTGATCCTGGTAGTCCATGCGCCGAATGGGTTCGTTGGTGGGAATGACTACAACGTCAAGCTTGTAAATTTCCCAGAATTCATGGGCTTCCGTCTCCGCAGTGCCGGTCATACCCGCCAATTTATTGTACAAGCGAAAGAAATTTTGCAGGGTAATCGTCGCCAGCGTTTGCGTCTCGCCCTCAATTTTCACACCCTCTTTTGCTTCAATCGCTTGATGCAGTCCGTCGCTGTATCGCCGGCCGGGCATGAGGCGTCCTGTAAATTCATCCACGATCATTACCTTGCCGTCGGTGACAACGTATTCCACGTCCTTTTCGAACAACGAGTAAGCTTTCAATAATTGTTGAATATTGTGGAGTCGTTCGCTCTTTTCGGCGTATTCCACCTGTACTCTGTTTTTTTCTTCGGCTTTTTTCTCAGGAGACAGCTCCGGATTTTGGTCTATTTGACTCAATTCTGTCGCCAGATCTGGTAAAATGAAGAGCTCAGGATCGTTAGGAGACAGCGCTTCTCTCCCTTTATCCGTCAAATCGATGACATTAGATTTTTCATCGATGGAATAATACAACTCTTCATCCAATTCATGCAGACGTTTGTCCCGCAGATAATCGTTTTCCACGCGTTGAATCAATTTTTTGACGCCGACTTCGCGCAGAATTTTCAACAATCGTTTGTTCTTTGGCGCGCCCCGGCTGGCTTTAAGGAGCCTAATTCCGGCTTCGTAAGTATCATCGCTTTGTAATAGTTTCTCCGCTTCAGCAATGAGTCGGTTGACAAGATTCGTTTGCAATCGCGCCAGTTGAGAGACATGCGGTTTTACCACGTCAAATTGTTGAGTGGATTTCGCCACAGGTCCTGAGATAATTAACGGAGTTCGCGCTTCGTCTATCAGCACCGAATCCACCTCGTCAATAATGGCATAGTTGTGCTGGCGTTGCACCAAATCTTCAACGCGAATGGCCATATTGTCGCGCAAATAATCAAACCCAAATTCGTTGTTCGTGCCATAGGTGATATCGGAATTGTATGCCCGTTGCCGCTGCGGCGGGTCCATTTCATTGGTAATATAGGCGTAGGTCAATCCCAATGTTTCATAAATTTTTCCCATCCATTCGCAGTCGCGTTTAGCAAGATAATCATTCACAGTAACCAGATGGGCGCCTCTGCCAGGCAACGCATTCAAATACAACGGCATGGAAGCGACCAATGTTTTGCCCTCTCCGGTCGCCATTTCCGCGATTTTCCCCTCGTGAAGGACAATGCCGCCGACAAGTTGCACGTCGAAAGGAACCATGTCCCAAACAGCCTGAATGTCGCTCACTCCCCAACTTTTTCCCACCAGACGACGACATTGCTCTTTTACTACGGCAAAAGCCCGAGGCAAAATCTCCAACAGGACGCCTTCCATTATTTCCTTTTCTTCATCTTCCAACTCGCTGATTTGTGTTCGGACTTCTTCAAAATCAGTGCCCTTGGCGTCCGTGGTGTCTTGCCGTAATTGGCTGTAAAGCTGTTCGATTTCTTGGCGAATATTTTCGATTCTCTCTTGAATCAAATTCTTGAATTCTATCGTTTTGTAGCGAAGTTCGTCGTCAGACAGTTCGTGATATTGTTGATAATATTGGTTGATTTGCGAGACAATTGGCTGAATCCGTTTGATGTCGCGTTCATGTTTGCTGCCAAAAATTGTCGTTAACAATTTGTCAAGCATAGTTACTCCTGAATTATAATTGAGTTTGGTCTAAAACCAGCTATTTTCAAGAATGCCCGTAAAAGTAAAGTGTAACATCGATAATATCAACTATCTCCACATTAGATTCAGTTCGTCAAATAGCTGGTTTTCTCTTTTTTAGCGTGGACTCATAATTGGAACTCAAATTTTATGATTGAAAAATTTTTTCCAAATTGAAACAGCGACAAATATGTCCGGCAACCCTAATAAAATCAATTAATTCTTTTACTGTGCTGGAAAAGAATTAGTTCAGGTTCATTCTATTAATCCGCGTCCCTTCTTATTGAGGCGATTGGCGCGTCTTAAATCCGAAAGAATGGAGTCAAGAATGCCGTTGATAAATTTTCCGCTTTTTTCTGTGCTATAATTTTTTGAAATTTCAATGGCCTCGTCGATAGAAACTTTAGGAGGAATATCAGGAAAATAGAGAAATTCACAGATCGACAGCCGCAGAATCAATTTATCAATGATCGCAATTCGTTCAAAATCCCAATTCAGCGTTCTGGATTTAATCATTGTGTCAAATTCGTCGAGATGTTCCACTGTCGTCGTCAATAGATCGCCGGCAAAATTCTGAATCATCTCATTCATATTGCCGTTTCGAATGACTTCGTCGCGAATCTGATCGAGTGGGTTCTGCGACAGCTCGTAAGCGTACAACCCGCATAATGCTAATTCTCTGGCTTTTCTTCTGGCGCTCATCGGTCTCACTCATCTGTCGTCGCTTCTTAAGCTTGCTCGGACATTTAATCTTTTGAATGGACAAAAAATGTTCAAAAATTTATTTGTTTAATCGACGAGTTTAGTTTAAAAACCTGGTGCTTTAAAAAATGTCCAGCAAGAGAAAGTTGCAACCGCAAAAGAATCAATTGTGTTCGCATCAGTGTGGCTCGATAAATACCCGGTTTTTGCTTTTTTAGAGCGAACTCGTCGATATTGAAAATTTAACCACTTGATTGCTAAAGAGTTTCGTTAAAAATGTCAAAGTTGTGACTCTTTTTTCAGCCAGGGTCTCAACTGAAATTGTCAACTGTGATTGAAGAAAAATAATTTTTAGAATGTCATGGCTTTTGCAAGGTTCGGCGAATGCAAAAGCCATGAATATTTGTCTGATGAAAAATGTAAAAAATTATTTCACAAAAGTCAACCATCCGTATTTACCGTCGTCGCCTGTTTCTAAAATTTCAAAGAAACGCTGCTGAATTTTTTTGGTGACAGGGCCGCGCGTGCCAGCGCCAATCGAAATTTTATCCACTGAACGAATTGGCGTCACTTCCGCTGCGGTTCCGGTGAAAAAAAGTTCGTCCGCGATGTACAGCATTTCTCGCGGAATTTCGGTTTCAATGATTTTGTACCCAAAATCGCGGGCGATGCGAATGATGGAGTCGCGCGTGATCCCGGGCAAGATTGAGTTTCCGATGGTTGGAGTGTAAATTTTGCCGTCGCGAACGACGAACAGGTTTTCGCCGCTTCCTTCTGAAATCAATCCGTTGGAATTCAAAGCGATTCCCTCGCTGTAGCCGTCGTTCAGCGCTTCCAGTTTGATCAGTTGAGAATTCAAATAATTGCCGCCGGCTTTTGCCATTGCCGGGAATGTGTTGGGGTGCATGCGCAGCCACGATGAAATTTTCACGTCCACGCCGCTGTTGATGGCTTCTTCGCCCAGATAACGTCCCCAGTTCAGCGCTCCGATCGCGATTTCGATCGGACATTTTGAGGGATCGACTCCCAACGAGCCGTAGCCGCGATAAACG
Encoded proteins:
- the nusB gene encoding transcription antitermination factor NusB, with the translated sequence MRPMSARRKARELALCGLYAYELSQNPLDQIRDEVIRNGNMNEMIQNFAGDLLTTTVEHLDEFDTMIKSRTLNWDFERIAIIDKLILRLSICEFLYFPDIPPKVSIDEAIEISKNYSTEKSGKFINGILDSILSDLRRANRLNKKGRGLIE
- a CDS encoding branched-chain amino acid transaminase, which translates into the protein MDPRDEKGKIWLNGSFVDWPDAKIHVMSHVIHYGTSFFEGIRCYKTQKGPAIFRLPEHVRRLFDSAKIYRTEIPFSQQDVFQACIDVVKKNNLESAYIRPVVYRGYGSLGVDPSKCPIEIAIGALNWGRYLGEEAINSGVDVKISSWLRMHPNTFPAMAKAGGNYLNSQLIKLEALNDGYSEGIALNSNGLISEGSGENLFVVRDGKIYTPTIGNSILPGITRDSIIRIARDFGYKIIETEIPREMLYIADELFFTGTAAEVTPIRSVDKISIGAGTRGPVTKKIQQRFFEILETGDDGKYGWLTFVK
- the secA gene encoding preprotein translocase subunit SecA gives rise to the protein MLDKLLTTIFGSKHERDIKRIQPIVSQINQYYQQYHELSDDELRYKTIEFKNLIQERIENIRQEIEQLYSQLRQDTTDAKGTDFEEVRTQISELEDEEKEIMEGVLLEILPRAFAVVKEQCRRLVGKSWGVSDIQAVWDMVPFDVQLVGGIVLHEGKIAEMATGEGKTLVASMPLYLNALPGRGAHLVTVNDYLAKRDCEWMGKIYETLGLTYAYITNEMDPPQRQRAYNSDITYGTNNEFGFDYLRDNMAIRVEDLVQRQHNYAIIDEVDSVLIDEARTPLIISGPVAKSTQQFDVVKPHVSQLARLQTNLVNRLIAEAEKLLQSDDTYEAGIRLLKASRGAPKNKRLLKILREVGVKKLIQRVENDYLRDKRLHELDEELYYSIDEKSNVIDLTDKGREALSPNDPELFILPDLATELSQIDQNPELSPEKKAEEKNRVQVEYAEKSERLHNIQQLLKAYSLFEKDVEYVVTDGKVMIVDEFTGRLMPGRRYSDGLHQAIEAKEGVKIEGETQTLATITLQNFFRLYNKLAGMTGTAETEAHEFWEIYKLDVVVIPTNEPIRRMDYQDQIFRTKREKYNAVIDEIEEMHKKNRPALVGTISVEVSETLSRMLKRRGIKHNVLNAKHHKEEAQIVRKAGQPGMVTIATNMAGRGTDIKLGKGVVLCDGGCYLVDDNGRPVPPNINLSECEASMPCGLHIIGTERHESRRIDRQLRGRSGRQGDPGSTRFYLSLEDDLMRLFGSERIAGVMDRLGIQDGEVITHSMITRSIEKAQKRVEMHNFDIRKHLLEYDDVMNQQREVIYKLRANALHGENLRSQILDMIDQIIEDRIAHRAGGSKYPEEWDWAGLNNDFQRFFLMPPIFSKKEDIPSDLTTEELFEMVQEKAQQGYFQKEKLIGEKTMRKLERIALLQVIDTNWREHLYEMDQIKEGIGLRAYGQKDPLIEYKSEGFNAFADMLAQVNEGVIELIFKYQLREEPITITGRRPVQMQEVHDSATGLGFQPTAQAPSQNQQAAPGGQPAQGKKKPIVVGPKIGRNDPCPCGSGKKYKKCHGANK